A part of Daphnia pulex isolate KAP4 chromosome 6, ASM2113471v1 genomic DNA contains:
- the LOC124196176 gene encoding membralin-like isoform X4 yields MPRDNLLFGVGLFPNGLFNNNIPRNNMNGAGPTLLNNNNPNYVNANQLATVRDRMFHAIFHRMAIAYARTFPKPIRRLLEWLFLLKALAAFLMLLYIHIIFSRSPITCLDHIKADWPREGIVRIDITRSGNGPDIQGYSLHHSYAKEQRIHQREQFEYQAMFGFWSGPYSSSADSEETESSALKETTELLSDEIYFNDTLTNNITNLDDERIDSLLPTEVSELDKIIRAMWPPEEYIVEFSLEYGFLRLSPTTRRKLNITILLVTLDPVNNTCFGDSFGRFLLDEFLGYNDFIMGAVKALAEAEDSQGYLRNVVTGEHYRFVNMWMARTSYIASAFAMVIFTLSISMLLRYSRNQIFIFIVDLLQMLEFNINVTFPVASFFTVILALVGMEAIMAEFFNDSSTAFYVIIFVWVADQYDAVCCHTSVTKRHWLRFFYLYHYAFYAYHYRFNGQYSGLALVTSWLFTQHSMLYFFHHYELPLILRQVQLQNMLIRTTNSSSAGGSSAGVTAASTESVIDRNHRSPGPEADSDAQVDFETRDRDSDSPAPETLSDDSEMESIADGVHSDADPPANGGDGSSSSSIITAASTTSNSGVEILPADSHPVDLPNAQHPLRDRPYSLLR; encoded by the exons ATGCCACGAGACAATCTTTTGTTTGGAGTAGGTCTATTCCCAAATGGCCTTTTTAATAACAACATACCTAGAAACAACATGAATGGTGCTGGACCTACTCTGCTTAATAACAACAATCCAAATTATGTAAATGCTAATCAGTTAGCTACTGTGAGAGATAGAATGTTCCATGCCATTTTTCATCGAATGGCTATTGCATATGCCAGGACATTCCCAAAACCTATTCGAAGACTTTTGGAATGGCTCTTCCtattaaag GCACTGGCAGCTTTCCTAATGCTTCTGTATATACACataattttttcccgttcccCCATCACCTGTCTGGATCACATAAAAGCTGACTGGCCACGAGAGGGTATTGTGAGAATTGACATTACCAGAAGTGGAAATGGTCCAGACATACAGGGTTATTCATTACACCATTCTTATGCTAAAGAGCAAAGGATACATCAGAGAGAGCAATTTGAATATCAGGCTATGTTTGGTTTTTGGAGTGGACCATATAG ttcttCAGCTGACTCAGAAGAAACTGAATCATCCGCGCTTAAGGAGACGACGGAATTGTTATCAGACGAAATTTACTTCAATGATACTTTGACCAACAATATCACGAATTTGGATGATGAAAGGATTGATTCTCTGCTTCCCACAGAGGTTTCAGAACTCGATAAAATCATAAGAGCCA TGTGGCCACCGGAAGAGTATATTGTAGAGTTTTCTTTGGAGTACGGTTTTTTGCGTTTGAGCCCTACAACccgaagaaaattaaatatcacTATTTTGCTCGTTACGCTGGACCCGGTTAACAACACTTGCTTCGGCGACAGCTTTGGGCGATTTTTACTTGATGAATTTCTTGGTTACAATGACTTTATCATGGGAGCAGTCAAGGCTTTGGCTGAGGCAGAAGACAGTCAGGGATATCTTCG GAACGTGGTGACAGGTGAACATTACCGGTTTGTCAATATGTGGATGGCTCGTACATCGTATATTGCGTCCGCCTTTGCCATGGTGATTTTT ACTTTGTCGATATCGATGTTGTTGCGGTATTCACGGAATCAgatcttcatttttattg TCGACTTGCTGCAGATGCTGGAATTCAACATAAATGTCACTTTTCCAGTCGCGTCATTTTTCACCGTCATTCTGGCTTTAGTCG gAATGGAAGCTATTATGGCCGAATTCTTCAACGACAGTTCCACTGCCTTTTATGTCATTATCTTCGTCTGGGTGGCAGATCAGTACGATGCAGTTTGCTGTCACACTAGCGTCACCAAACGTCACTGGCTCAG GTTCTTCTACCTGTATCACTATGCCTTTTATGCCTACCATTATCGCTTCAATGGACAGTATAGCGGACTGGCTTTGGTGACGTCATGGCTCTTTACACAG cATTCGATGCTCTACTTCTTTCATCACTACGAGCTACCACTTATCTTGCGTCAGGTTCAACTGCAAAACATGTTGATCCGGACGACCAACAGCTCCAGTGCGGGCGGCTCTTCGGCTGGAGTAACAGCCGCTTCCACTGAGAGTGTCATCGACCGAAACCACCGGTCTCCCGGACCGGAAGCCGACAGTGATGCCCAGGTCGATTTTGAGACTAGAGACCGCGATTCTGACTCACCAGCTCCCGAAACCCTCTCGGACGACTCAGAAATGGAATCGATAGCTGATGGAGTTCACAGCGACGCTGATCCACCAGCCAACGGTGGCGATGGcagtagcagtagtagtatTATTACGGCCGCTTCCACTACGTCCAACAGTGGCGTAGAAATCCTGCCAGCGGACTCACATCCGGTAGATTTGCCTAATGCCCAACATCCTCTTCGTGATCGACCGTATTCATTGCTTCGATAA
- the LOC124196176 gene encoding membralin-like isoform X1: MPRDNLLFGVGLFPNGLFNNNIPRNNMNGAGPTLLNNNNPNYVNANQLATVRDRMFHAIFHRMAIAYARTFPKPIRRLLEWLFLLKALAAFLMLLYIHIIFSRSPITCLDHIKADWPREGIVRIDITRSGNGPDIQGYSLHHSYAKEQRIHQREQFEYQAMFGFWSGPYSSSADSEETESSALKETTELLSDEIYFNDTLTNNITNLDDERIDSLLPTEVSELDKIIRATVWPPEEYIVEFSLEYGFLRLSPTTRRKLNITILLVTLDPVNNTCFGDSFGRFLLDEFLGYNDFIMGAVKALAEAEDSQGYLRNVVTGEHYRFVNMWMARTSYIASAFAMVIFTLSISMLLRYSRNQIFIFIVDLLQMLEFNINVTFPVASFFTVILALVGMEAIMAEFFNDSSTAFYVIIFVWVADQYDAVCCHTSVTKRHWLRFFYLYHYAFYAYHYRFNGQYSGLALVTSWLFTQHSMLYFFHHYELPLILRQVQLQNMLIRTTNSSSAGGSSAGVTAASTESVIDRNHRSPGPEADSDAQVDFETRDRDSDSPAPETLSDDSEMESIADGVHSDADPPANGGDGSSSSSIITAASTTSNSGVEILPADSHPVVDSLQLTH, from the exons ATGCCACGAGACAATCTTTTGTTTGGAGTAGGTCTATTCCCAAATGGCCTTTTTAATAACAACATACCTAGAAACAACATGAATGGTGCTGGACCTACTCTGCTTAATAACAACAATCCAAATTATGTAAATGCTAATCAGTTAGCTACTGTGAGAGATAGAATGTTCCATGCCATTTTTCATCGAATGGCTATTGCATATGCCAGGACATTCCCAAAACCTATTCGAAGACTTTTGGAATGGCTCTTCCtattaaag GCACTGGCAGCTTTCCTAATGCTTCTGTATATACACataattttttcccgttcccCCATCACCTGTCTGGATCACATAAAAGCTGACTGGCCACGAGAGGGTATTGTGAGAATTGACATTACCAGAAGTGGAAATGGTCCAGACATACAGGGTTATTCATTACACCATTCTTATGCTAAAGAGCAAAGGATACATCAGAGAGAGCAATTTGAATATCAGGCTATGTTTGGTTTTTGGAGTGGACCATATAG ttcttCAGCTGACTCAGAAGAAACTGAATCATCCGCGCTTAAGGAGACGACGGAATTGTTATCAGACGAAATTTACTTCAATGATACTTTGACCAACAATATCACGAATTTGGATGATGAAAGGATTGATTCTCTGCTTCCCACAGAGGTTTCAGAACTCGATAAAATCATAAGAGCCA CAGTGTGGCCACCGGAAGAGTATATTGTAGAGTTTTCTTTGGAGTACGGTTTTTTGCGTTTGAGCCCTACAACccgaagaaaattaaatatcacTATTTTGCTCGTTACGCTGGACCCGGTTAACAACACTTGCTTCGGCGACAGCTTTGGGCGATTTTTACTTGATGAATTTCTTGGTTACAATGACTTTATCATGGGAGCAGTCAAGGCTTTGGCTGAGGCAGAAGACAGTCAGGGATATCTTCG GAACGTGGTGACAGGTGAACATTACCGGTTTGTCAATATGTGGATGGCTCGTACATCGTATATTGCGTCCGCCTTTGCCATGGTGATTTTT ACTTTGTCGATATCGATGTTGTTGCGGTATTCACGGAATCAgatcttcatttttattg TCGACTTGCTGCAGATGCTGGAATTCAACATAAATGTCACTTTTCCAGTCGCGTCATTTTTCACCGTCATTCTGGCTTTAGTCG gAATGGAAGCTATTATGGCCGAATTCTTCAACGACAGTTCCACTGCCTTTTATGTCATTATCTTCGTCTGGGTGGCAGATCAGTACGATGCAGTTTGCTGTCACACTAGCGTCACCAAACGTCACTGGCTCAG GTTCTTCTACCTGTATCACTATGCCTTTTATGCCTACCATTATCGCTTCAATGGACAGTATAGCGGACTGGCTTTGGTGACGTCATGGCTCTTTACACAG cATTCGATGCTCTACTTCTTTCATCACTACGAGCTACCACTTATCTTGCGTCAGGTTCAACTGCAAAACATGTTGATCCGGACGACCAACAGCTCCAGTGCGGGCGGCTCTTCGGCTGGAGTAACAGCCGCTTCCACTGAGAGTGTCATCGACCGAAACCACCGGTCTCCCGGACCGGAAGCCGACAGTGATGCCCAGGTCGATTTTGAGACTAGAGACCGCGATTCTGACTCACCAGCTCCCGAAACCCTCTCGGACGACTCAGAAATGGAATCGATAGCTGATGGAGTTCACAGCGACGCTGATCCACCAGCCAACGGTGGCGATGGcagtagcagtagtagtatTATTACGGCCGCTTCCACTACGTCCAACAGTGGCGTAGAAATCCTGCCAGCGGACTCACATCCG GTGGTGGATTCTCTGCAGCTCACGCActag
- the LOC124196175 gene encoding uncharacterized protein LOC124196175: MYLLIAGLLVFLHAAQLFSPIQAIQGDYVGCYQYQEINNGQNSMNFMINNPAAADSPTSCLSQCRHLQYKYSGIHDGKQCLCTSSLGAQSINDTCPLTCISDNSKLCGGPSSMSVYETGFIVSGPPKSLSQLSKHENTMKITWEHPVISNGIILEYHVAATPVSSYSVSTVGLPMDWVFSNVTTTTELPGLQPGTQYNITVKAKTMDGYGVPLSNIFNTEIGAPDKPERPVVIKSANNTATIQLKPILPSHGPITSYRIIVLNEDAASIGVHKDSPLKNWAEAKAENIPFYIAAELSPEFFKQEFVVGDGGNYGGTFNNPPLPDDREVLFVLGVVSTYEGVSKYSFSEPSNPIGVDAPEVGPKFVEAVAETQPPSQQTPLVVVEEDPGTNGNSFTKLLEETDLIDKIPIRKTKPITSGRSTTRRQRLPYGRDPPALVVGLSAAIGVLGFLLLISIFVYFYLRHKVHRNDLNRRKCSRKQSDRQGLTHGGSTSTIELDSGYVHSSFVMGIEETAVDHYESLIQRMWTIPSENIVKTADSIGSGKFGKVLKGNIQRGESKIEAALHIIEDKSLAKGERNSMLKDLGVLIKVGQHANIAGIIGVCEEPEMMLVATEFYGMNLKEFLLNSRALNNYPSYATKEQRFSTLHEAQAIDVGLGITKGMAYLQSLSVPHKRLSSRTIFICSTDGTVPKISGFGMDYYQPNNGQSTDFKRWIAPEALTSPQHAPKCEVWSFGIILWEIVTLGATPYVDIRVSKELIQRVQRGLRLKQPGNIGLPLYQIMVSCWQIDLDERPAFQELVEVLQQAFNQALDYLSFNLYPEFTYERYDPTVEVNR; the protein is encoded by the exons ATGTATCTCCTTATTGCTGGATTGCTAGTATTTTTACATGCAGCACAATTGTTTTCTCCAATCCAAG CAATACAAGGAGATTATGTTGGGTGCTATCAATATCAGGAGATAAACAACGGTCAAAATTCTATGAATTTTATGATAAATAACCCAGCTGCAGCAGATTCTCCTACAAGCTGTCTATCCCAGTGCAGGCATCTTCAGTACAA ATATTCAGGAATTCATGATGGGAAGCAGTGTCTATGTACAAGTTCACTAGGTGCCCAATCTATCAATGATACTTGCCCTTTGACTTGTATATCagataattcaaaattatgtGGAGGTCCAAGCTCAATGAGTGTTTATGAAACCGGATTCATAG tGTCTGGGCCACCTAAATCTTTATCACAGCTGAGTAAGCATGAAAATACAATGAAAATTACTTGGGAGCATCCAGTCATTTCCAATGGAATTATCCTGGAATATCATGTTGCTGCTACTCCAGTGTCTTCATATTCAGTTAGTACAGTAGGTCTCCCAATGGATTGGGTTTTCTCAaacgtaacaacaacaacagaactACCAGGACTTCAGCCTGGTACTCAGTATAATATTACTGTTAAAGCTAAAACCATGGATGGATATGGTGTGCCattatcaaatattttcaatactGAAATTGGAG cCCCAGATAAACCAGAGCGTCCCGTGGTGATCAAATCAGCTAATAACACGGCCACAATCCAGCTGAAACCGATCTTACCCAGTCACGGACCCATAACATCCTACAGAATCATAGTTTTAAACGAAGATGCTGCCTCCATAGGTGTACACAAAGATAGCCCGTTAAAAAACTGGGCAGAAGCAAAAGCAGAAAATATACCGTTTTACATTGCTGCCGAATTAAGCCCGGAG ttttttaagCAAGAGTTTGTGGTCGGAGATGGTGGAAACTATGGTGGAACTTTCAACAATCCTCCATTACCTGATGATCGAGAAGTACTTTTCGTTTTAGGGGTTGTATCTACATACGAAGGTGTATCTAAATACTCCTTTTCCGAACCGAGTAATCCTATAGGAGTTGACGCTCCTGAAGTTGGGCCAAAGTTTGTCGAAGCCGTTGCCGAAACTCAACCTCCCAGCCAGCAAACACCTTTAGTAGTTGTGGAAGAAGATCCTGGCACTAACGGCAATAGCTTCACTAAATTACTGGAAGAAACAGATTTGATTGACAAAATTCCTATTCGGAAAACTAAACCCATAACCAGTGGTCGAAGCACAACTCGCCGACAGCGACTTCCGTATGGAAGAGATCCTCCCGCTTTAGTCGTTGGCTTGTCCGCTGCCATCGGCGTTTTAGGCTTTTTACTTCTTATTTCCATctttgtctatttttatttgcgtCATAAAGTTCATCGCAACGACTTAAATCGCCGCAAATGCTCGAGAAAACAATCAGACAGACAGGGTCTGACTCACGGAGGTTCTACCTCGACAATTGAATTG GATAGTGGCTACGTGCACTCTTCGTTTGTGATGGGAATTGAAGAGACTGCTGTCGATCATTACGAATCATTAATTCAACGTATGTGGACAATTCCATCCGAAAATATTGTTAAAACCGCAGATTCGATTGGATCTGGAAAGTTTGGCAAAGTATTAAAAGGCAACATTCAACGAGGCGAATCTAAAATTGAAGCGGCTTTGCACATCATTGAAG ACAAGTCTTTggcaaaaggagaaagaaattcCATGTTAAAAGATCTTGGAGTCCTGATTAAGGTTGGGCAACATGCTAATATAGCAGGTATTATTGGCGTATGTGAAGAACcag aaatgaTGTTGGTCGCTACGGAATTTTATGGGATGAATTTAAAGGAATTTTTACTAAATAGTCGCGCATTGAACAACTACCCGTCTTATGCCACTAAAGAACAAAGATTCTCAACCTTACACGAAGCTCAAGCCATAGACGTAGGTCTTGGTATCACCAAGGGAATGGCTTATTTGCAATCATTATCG GTACCTCACAAAAGGCTATCTTCTAGAACGATTTTCATATGCAGCACCGACGGAACTGTTCCTAAGATCTCGGGGTTCGGAATGGACTATTATCAACCAAACAATGGACAG AGCACCGATTTTAAACGCTGGATTGCTCCTGAAGCGTTGACGAGTCCTCAGCATGCACCCAAATGTGAAGTTTGGTCATTTGGCATCATCCTCTGGGAAATTGTTACCCTTG GTGCAACCCCTTATGTCGACATTCGGGTCAGTAAGGAGTTGATTCAGCGTGTCCAACGTGGGCTGCGGTTGAAACAGCCTGGTAATATCGGACTTCCTCTTTATCAAATCATGGTTAGCTGCTGGCAGATCGATCTTGATGAACGCCCCGCCTTTCAGGAACTTGTTGAAGTTCTTCAACAAGCATTTAACCAAGCACTTGACTATTTGAGTTTTAATCTCTATCCCGAGTTTACTTACGAAAGGTACGACCCGACTGTGGAAGTGAATCGATAA
- the LOC124196176 gene encoding membralin-like isoform X2, which yields MPRDNLLFGVGLFPNGLFNNNIPRNNMNGAGPTLLNNNNPNYVNANQLATVRDRMFHAIFHRMAIAYARTFPKPIRRLLEWLFLLKALAAFLMLLYIHIIFSRSPITCLDHIKADWPREGIVRIDITRSGNGPDIQGYSLHHSYAKEQRIHQREQFEYQAMFGFWSGPYSSSADSEETESSALKETTELLSDEIYFNDTLTNNITNLDDERIDSLLPTEVSELDKIIRAMWPPEEYIVEFSLEYGFLRLSPTTRRKLNITILLVTLDPVNNTCFGDSFGRFLLDEFLGYNDFIMGAVKALAEAEDSQGYLRNVVTGEHYRFVNMWMARTSYIASAFAMVIFTLSISMLLRYSRNQIFIFIVDLLQMLEFNINVTFPVASFFTVILALVGMEAIMAEFFNDSSTAFYVIIFVWVADQYDAVCCHTSVTKRHWLRFFYLYHYAFYAYHYRFNGQYSGLALVTSWLFTQHSMLYFFHHYELPLILRQVQLQNMLIRTTNSSSAGGSSAGVTAASTESVIDRNHRSPGPEADSDAQVDFETRDRDSDSPAPETLSDDSEMESIADGVHSDADPPANGGDGSSSSSIITAASTTSNSGVEILPADSHPVVDSLQLTH from the exons ATGCCACGAGACAATCTTTTGTTTGGAGTAGGTCTATTCCCAAATGGCCTTTTTAATAACAACATACCTAGAAACAACATGAATGGTGCTGGACCTACTCTGCTTAATAACAACAATCCAAATTATGTAAATGCTAATCAGTTAGCTACTGTGAGAGATAGAATGTTCCATGCCATTTTTCATCGAATGGCTATTGCATATGCCAGGACATTCCCAAAACCTATTCGAAGACTTTTGGAATGGCTCTTCCtattaaag GCACTGGCAGCTTTCCTAATGCTTCTGTATATACACataattttttcccgttcccCCATCACCTGTCTGGATCACATAAAAGCTGACTGGCCACGAGAGGGTATTGTGAGAATTGACATTACCAGAAGTGGAAATGGTCCAGACATACAGGGTTATTCATTACACCATTCTTATGCTAAAGAGCAAAGGATACATCAGAGAGAGCAATTTGAATATCAGGCTATGTTTGGTTTTTGGAGTGGACCATATAG ttcttCAGCTGACTCAGAAGAAACTGAATCATCCGCGCTTAAGGAGACGACGGAATTGTTATCAGACGAAATTTACTTCAATGATACTTTGACCAACAATATCACGAATTTGGATGATGAAAGGATTGATTCTCTGCTTCCCACAGAGGTTTCAGAACTCGATAAAATCATAAGAGCCA TGTGGCCACCGGAAGAGTATATTGTAGAGTTTTCTTTGGAGTACGGTTTTTTGCGTTTGAGCCCTACAACccgaagaaaattaaatatcacTATTTTGCTCGTTACGCTGGACCCGGTTAACAACACTTGCTTCGGCGACAGCTTTGGGCGATTTTTACTTGATGAATTTCTTGGTTACAATGACTTTATCATGGGAGCAGTCAAGGCTTTGGCTGAGGCAGAAGACAGTCAGGGATATCTTCG GAACGTGGTGACAGGTGAACATTACCGGTTTGTCAATATGTGGATGGCTCGTACATCGTATATTGCGTCCGCCTTTGCCATGGTGATTTTT ACTTTGTCGATATCGATGTTGTTGCGGTATTCACGGAATCAgatcttcatttttattg TCGACTTGCTGCAGATGCTGGAATTCAACATAAATGTCACTTTTCCAGTCGCGTCATTTTTCACCGTCATTCTGGCTTTAGTCG gAATGGAAGCTATTATGGCCGAATTCTTCAACGACAGTTCCACTGCCTTTTATGTCATTATCTTCGTCTGGGTGGCAGATCAGTACGATGCAGTTTGCTGTCACACTAGCGTCACCAAACGTCACTGGCTCAG GTTCTTCTACCTGTATCACTATGCCTTTTATGCCTACCATTATCGCTTCAATGGACAGTATAGCGGACTGGCTTTGGTGACGTCATGGCTCTTTACACAG cATTCGATGCTCTACTTCTTTCATCACTACGAGCTACCACTTATCTTGCGTCAGGTTCAACTGCAAAACATGTTGATCCGGACGACCAACAGCTCCAGTGCGGGCGGCTCTTCGGCTGGAGTAACAGCCGCTTCCACTGAGAGTGTCATCGACCGAAACCACCGGTCTCCCGGACCGGAAGCCGACAGTGATGCCCAGGTCGATTTTGAGACTAGAGACCGCGATTCTGACTCACCAGCTCCCGAAACCCTCTCGGACGACTCAGAAATGGAATCGATAGCTGATGGAGTTCACAGCGACGCTGATCCACCAGCCAACGGTGGCGATGGcagtagcagtagtagtatTATTACGGCCGCTTCCACTACGTCCAACAGTGGCGTAGAAATCCTGCCAGCGGACTCACATCCG GTGGTGGATTCTCTGCAGCTCACGCActag
- the LOC124196176 gene encoding membralin-like isoform X3, translating into MPRDNLLFGVGLFPNGLFNNNIPRNNMNGAGPTLLNNNNPNYVNANQLATVRDRMFHAIFHRMAIAYARTFPKPIRRLLEWLFLLKALAAFLMLLYIHIIFSRSPITCLDHIKADWPREGIVRIDITRSGNGPDIQGYSLHHSYAKEQRIHQREQFEYQAMFGFWSGPYSSSADSEETESSALKETTELLSDEIYFNDTLTNNITNLDDERIDSLLPTEVSELDKIIRATVWPPEEYIVEFSLEYGFLRLSPTTRRKLNITILLVTLDPVNNTCFGDSFGRFLLDEFLGYNDFIMGAVKALAEAEDSQGYLRNVVTGEHYRFVNMWMARTSYIASAFAMVIFTLSISMLLRYSRNQIFIFIVDLLQMLEFNINVTFPVASFFTVILALVGMEAIMAEFFNDSSTAFYVIIFVWVADQYDAVCCHTSVTKRHWLRFFYLYHYAFYAYHYRFNGQYSGLALVTSWLFTQHSMLYFFHHYELPLILRQVQLQNMLIRTTNSSSAGGSSAGVTAASTESVIDRNHRSPGPEADSDAQVDFETRDRDSDSPAPETLSDDSEMESIADGVHSDADPPANGGDGSSSSSIITAASTTSNSGVEILPADSHPVDLPNAQHPLRDRPYSLLR; encoded by the exons ATGCCACGAGACAATCTTTTGTTTGGAGTAGGTCTATTCCCAAATGGCCTTTTTAATAACAACATACCTAGAAACAACATGAATGGTGCTGGACCTACTCTGCTTAATAACAACAATCCAAATTATGTAAATGCTAATCAGTTAGCTACTGTGAGAGATAGAATGTTCCATGCCATTTTTCATCGAATGGCTATTGCATATGCCAGGACATTCCCAAAACCTATTCGAAGACTTTTGGAATGGCTCTTCCtattaaag GCACTGGCAGCTTTCCTAATGCTTCTGTATATACACataattttttcccgttcccCCATCACCTGTCTGGATCACATAAAAGCTGACTGGCCACGAGAGGGTATTGTGAGAATTGACATTACCAGAAGTGGAAATGGTCCAGACATACAGGGTTATTCATTACACCATTCTTATGCTAAAGAGCAAAGGATACATCAGAGAGAGCAATTTGAATATCAGGCTATGTTTGGTTTTTGGAGTGGACCATATAG ttcttCAGCTGACTCAGAAGAAACTGAATCATCCGCGCTTAAGGAGACGACGGAATTGTTATCAGACGAAATTTACTTCAATGATACTTTGACCAACAATATCACGAATTTGGATGATGAAAGGATTGATTCTCTGCTTCCCACAGAGGTTTCAGAACTCGATAAAATCATAAGAGCCA CAGTGTGGCCACCGGAAGAGTATATTGTAGAGTTTTCTTTGGAGTACGGTTTTTTGCGTTTGAGCCCTACAACccgaagaaaattaaatatcacTATTTTGCTCGTTACGCTGGACCCGGTTAACAACACTTGCTTCGGCGACAGCTTTGGGCGATTTTTACTTGATGAATTTCTTGGTTACAATGACTTTATCATGGGAGCAGTCAAGGCTTTGGCTGAGGCAGAAGACAGTCAGGGATATCTTCG GAACGTGGTGACAGGTGAACATTACCGGTTTGTCAATATGTGGATGGCTCGTACATCGTATATTGCGTCCGCCTTTGCCATGGTGATTTTT ACTTTGTCGATATCGATGTTGTTGCGGTATTCACGGAATCAgatcttcatttttattg TCGACTTGCTGCAGATGCTGGAATTCAACATAAATGTCACTTTTCCAGTCGCGTCATTTTTCACCGTCATTCTGGCTTTAGTCG gAATGGAAGCTATTATGGCCGAATTCTTCAACGACAGTTCCACTGCCTTTTATGTCATTATCTTCGTCTGGGTGGCAGATCAGTACGATGCAGTTTGCTGTCACACTAGCGTCACCAAACGTCACTGGCTCAG GTTCTTCTACCTGTATCACTATGCCTTTTATGCCTACCATTATCGCTTCAATGGACAGTATAGCGGACTGGCTTTGGTGACGTCATGGCTCTTTACACAG cATTCGATGCTCTACTTCTTTCATCACTACGAGCTACCACTTATCTTGCGTCAGGTTCAACTGCAAAACATGTTGATCCGGACGACCAACAGCTCCAGTGCGGGCGGCTCTTCGGCTGGAGTAACAGCCGCTTCCACTGAGAGTGTCATCGACCGAAACCACCGGTCTCCCGGACCGGAAGCCGACAGTGATGCCCAGGTCGATTTTGAGACTAGAGACCGCGATTCTGACTCACCAGCTCCCGAAACCCTCTCGGACGACTCAGAAATGGAATCGATAGCTGATGGAGTTCACAGCGACGCTGATCCACCAGCCAACGGTGGCGATGGcagtagcagtagtagtatTATTACGGCCGCTTCCACTACGTCCAACAGTGGCGTAGAAATCCTGCCAGCGGACTCACATCCGGTAGATTTGCCTAATGCCCAACATCCTCTTCGTGATCGACCGTATTCATTGCTTCGATAA